The following is a genomic window from Longimicrobium sp..
CTCTTTCTGAAGGTGTCGTATCTCGTGCGGATCTGAGGCTGGTCGGCGGGCTCTGGTGACTGCCGCGGGCTGGCCTGAACGACGAAGGGGGAATTGCCCCGGGCGGGCTACTAACGACGAGGGGGGGAATGGCGGATCGTCGCGGATGGGGCGGATGGGGCGGATCGCGGCCTTGGGCGAGAGAACGTCAGGCGCCACGAGCCCTCCGATGTCATCGGCTCTGTTGAAAGGTTCTTGAGCCATGATGGAGAATGAGGACGTTATGCGTGAGGACGCGCAGGATCTGCTCGCCGGCCTGTGCGGCAGCGGAGCGCGTGGTGAGGGCGGGGCCGAGGCGGCGCTTGTGCTGCGAGAACGTGCTCTCGGCCTGCTGCCGCGCGCGGTAGAGCGTGCGGGGGAAGCGGCGGCGCATCTCGCGCCGGTAGCGCGTCCGCGGGAGGCGCCCGGCGTCGTGCATCCGGCGATTGAGCGCGATCGCCGTCTTGGGGATGCCGAGTTGCTCCCGGCAGAGCACGTGACAGTGCTCCGCGTCGTAGCCCGCGTCGGCCGTCACCGCGGCGAAGCGCATCGCGGCGCCGCGCAGCACGGTGGCCGCCTGGCGCATCGCGGGGGCGAAGTCGGGGGTGTCGTGGGCGGGCCCGACGTTGGGGATCGCGCCGAGGATCAGGTGGGAGCCGGCGTGGACGACGGCCGTGAGCTTGGGGTGCCCGGGTCGGTAGTGCGGGCCCGCCGGCCGGCGCCCGCCATGGAGCGCGGCGTAGGCGGCGACGTAGCGCTCGGAGTAGACGTAGCGGTAGTGTGGGCTCGCGTAGTGCGCCTCGAGCCCGGTCGCGTCCACGGCCGCGATCGGAGCGGGGTCGAGCAGGCCGAGGCGGATCGCGCGGACGACGACGGCATGCTGCGCCCGCTCGAAGGTCCCCCTTTTTCCGCACCGGCGAAGAACCGGTGCTGGGCATAGCTGAGGGTTGAGTAGTGCGGCACCTTGCGGAGCCCAAGGACGTGGCGCAACTCGCGCCATTCGGCGACCATGGTCACGAGGCCCCGATAGTCGAGCTCGAACGCCTGCTTGAGCGCGAGGAGCGCGAAGAGCTGCGGCTGGGTGAAGTCGTGCCGCGAGTGGACGCAGGAGTACCGCGGCAGGGCTTGGCGTCCGACTACCAGCGCCTCGCGCGCGACCTGGAGCGCGGACTTCGACATCGAGCGCATG
Proteins encoded in this region:
- a CDS encoding transposase, whose amino-acid sequence is MDATGLEAHYASPHYRYVYSERYVAAYAALHGGRRPAGPHYRPGHPKLTAVVHAGSHLILGAIPNVGPAHDTPDFAPAMRQAATVLRGAAMRFAAVTADAGYDAEHCHVLCREQLGIPKTAIALNRRMHDAGRLPRTRYRREMRRRFPRTLYRARQQAESTFSQHKRRLGPALTTRSAAAQAGEQILRVLTHNVLILHHGSRTFQQSR